One region of Skermanella mucosa genomic DNA includes:
- a CDS encoding YdcF family protein has protein sequence MILAQRVARVLLPPAALLGLALACWFGGLVWFAQTIPREDGWADRATDAIVVLTGGSERISTGVQLLSRGLGRTLFVSGVHQGVDLREMLRAAKVEPSTLECCIVLGYEAGDTVGNAAETAAWMQSRHYDSLRLVTSNYHMRRSLLEFGIAMPQVDVVPHPVAPDAVKLADWWRWPGTLALIVNEYNKYLYALARYSLLA, from the coding sequence GTGATCCTGGCGCAGCGCGTCGCGCGCGTGCTGCTGCCGCCGGCCGCGTTGCTGGGTCTGGCCCTGGCCTGCTGGTTCGGCGGGCTTGTCTGGTTCGCCCAGACCATCCCGAGGGAAGACGGCTGGGCCGACCGGGCGACCGACGCCATCGTCGTGCTGACCGGCGGCAGCGAGCGGATCAGCACGGGGGTCCAGCTCCTGTCACGCGGCCTGGGGCGGACCCTGTTCGTGTCCGGGGTTCACCAGGGCGTCGACCTGAGGGAGATGCTGCGGGCAGCCAAGGTGGAGCCGAGCACCCTGGAATGCTGCATCGTGCTGGGGTACGAGGCCGGGGATACGGTCGGCAACGCGGCTGAGACGGCGGCCTGGATGCAGAGCCGGCATTACGACTCACTGCGCTTGGTGACCTCGAACTACCATATGCGGCGCAGCCTCCTGGAGTTCGGCATAGCGATGCCGCAGGTCGATGTGGTACCGCACCCCGTCGCCCCCGATGCGGTCAAGCTGGCCGATTGGTGGCGCTGGCCGGGAACGCTGGCGCTGATCGTCAACGAATACAACAAATACCTTTACGCCCTGGCGCGCTACTCGCTGCTGGCCTGA
- a CDS encoding TIGR02302 family protein produces MNGTDDRTQSPTRRKSAAGEPTFRLGLARGALAWEQLWPALWPAAGVAGLFIAVALFNVLPALGGWLHALVLLLFAAAFAAALFVGARRIRLPDDSAALRRLERDSGLTHRPLAAVRDNLASGSDPASVELWRLYQERARQRMKSLRVRLPHPNLAARDPWALRAAVGLILFVAAFGTWGDWRPRLAAALTPHLDGSAGTAQAMLDVWVTPPDYTGLPPIFLRPAPPAPAAQQASGNAGEPAPQAGPVQVPTGSVVLARVTGGTGVPALNANGTSSAFEQIDQSSYQASQPVTTGGTIEVQQDGRSLGSWPIAVIPDTAPIVALPAPPAAGERGAMRLEYEARDDYGIAAVQGTVRLNGDGAEPGLDRTPIELQLPLPGVRPKVARSTSFHDLTPHPWAGLPVTLRVSATDGAGQTGTTEDVALVLPEREFLNPVARAIIEERKKLTLRPESSREEVARGLGIISARPFQFRDDVVVFLSLRSAVARLYLDETPDAVPAIQKLLWDTALRVEDGMLSIAERNLRDAEQRLMDALDREAPDEELQRLMDELQQAMNEFLDAMEEQMRQAMERGEQPPQIPPEMQAQTMDRQDLQQMLDQMRQMAETGSREAAREMLSQLQQMLENLRNGTMAQMQQNQQNQAGQMMQQLQDLAQRQRELLDQSFRESQQGQEGQEGQEGQQGQQGQQGQQGQMPSRQQRPGQRGQQGQQGQQGQQGQGSASAAQQEALRRELGELMRQLGEMGGEIPRPLGRAERAMREAGQALEQGMPGAAVPPQTQALDELQQGLQSMAEQMAQQMMMGQQPGQMPGQQQMQQSNRGRDPLGRPLPGFGRADTNDVRIPEQSDLQRAREILDELRRRAGEFNRPQLELDYIDRLLRRF; encoded by the coding sequence ATGAACGGGACCGACGATCGCACGCAGAGCCCCACCCGGCGCAAAAGCGCCGCGGGCGAACCGACGTTCCGGCTCGGACTGGCGCGGGGCGCCCTGGCCTGGGAGCAGCTTTGGCCGGCCCTTTGGCCGGCGGCGGGTGTCGCCGGGCTGTTCATCGCCGTCGCCCTTTTCAACGTGCTGCCCGCGCTGGGCGGCTGGCTGCACGCGCTGGTGCTCCTGCTGTTCGCCGCGGCCTTCGCCGCCGCCCTGTTCGTCGGCGCGAGACGGATCAGGCTGCCCGACGACTCCGCCGCGCTGCGCCGGCTGGAGCGGGACAGCGGCCTGACCCACCGGCCGCTGGCCGCCGTCCGCGACAACCTCGCCAGCGGCTCCGACCCGGCGAGCGTCGAACTGTGGCGGCTCTACCAGGAACGCGCCCGGCAGCGCATGAAGTCGCTGCGGGTCAGGCTGCCCCACCCCAACCTTGCGGCCCGCGACCCCTGGGCCCTGCGGGCGGCCGTCGGCCTGATCCTGTTCGTCGCGGCGTTCGGAACCTGGGGCGACTGGCGGCCGCGCCTCGCCGCCGCGCTGACCCCCCATCTGGACGGATCGGCCGGAACCGCGCAGGCCATGCTGGACGTCTGGGTGACCCCGCCGGACTATACCGGCCTGCCGCCGATCTTCCTGCGGCCCGCCCCGCCCGCACCGGCGGCGCAGCAGGCTTCGGGAAACGCCGGGGAACCCGCCCCGCAGGCCGGGCCGGTCCAGGTACCGACCGGCAGCGTAGTCCTGGCCCGGGTGACCGGCGGCACCGGCGTCCCGGCGCTCAACGCCAACGGGACCAGTTCGGCATTCGAGCAGATCGACCAGTCCAGCTATCAGGCCAGCCAGCCTGTCACCACCGGCGGCACGATCGAGGTCCAGCAGGACGGCAGGTCGTTGGGGTCATGGCCGATCGCCGTCATTCCCGACACCGCCCCGATCGTGGCGCTGCCCGCGCCGCCGGCCGCGGGCGAGCGCGGCGCGATGCGTCTGGAATACGAGGCGCGCGACGATTACGGCATCGCCGCCGTCCAGGGCACCGTCCGGCTGAACGGCGACGGCGCCGAGCCGGGACTGGACCGGACGCCCATCGAGCTTCAGCTTCCACTGCCCGGCGTGCGGCCCAAGGTGGCCCGCAGCACCAGCTTCCACGACCTGACGCCCCATCCCTGGGCCGGCCTGCCGGTCACCCTGCGCGTCTCCGCGACCGACGGGGCGGGACAGACCGGCACGACCGAGGACGTGGCCCTGGTACTGCCTGAGCGGGAGTTCCTCAACCCGGTCGCCCGGGCGATCATCGAGGAGCGCAAGAAGCTGACCCTGCGGCCCGAATCCAGCCGCGAGGAAGTGGCGCGCGGCCTCGGCATCATCTCGGCCCGGCCTTTCCAGTTCCGCGACGACGTCGTCGTGTTCCTGTCGCTCCGCTCGGCCGTGGCCCGCCTGTACCTGGACGAGACCCCTGACGCCGTTCCAGCCATCCAGAAGCTGCTGTGGGACACCGCGTTGCGGGTCGAGGACGGCATGCTGTCGATCGCCGAGCGCAACCTGCGCGATGCAGAGCAGCGGCTGATGGACGCCCTGGACAGGGAAGCTCCCGACGAGGAGCTTCAGCGCCTGATGGACGAGTTGCAGCAGGCGATGAACGAATTCCTGGATGCCATGGAGGAGCAGATGCGTCAGGCGATGGAACGGGGCGAACAGCCGCCCCAGATCCCGCCGGAGATGCAGGCCCAGACCATGGACCGCCAGGATCTCCAGCAGATGCTGGACCAGATGCGCCAGATGGCCGAGACCGGCTCCCGCGAGGCCGCGCGCGAGATGCTCTCCCAGCTCCAGCAGATGCTGGAGAACCTGCGCAACGGCACCATGGCCCAGATGCAGCAGAACCAGCAGAACCAGGCCGGGCAGATGATGCAGCAGCTTCAGGACCTCGCCCAGCGCCAGCGGGAGCTGCTCGACCAGAGCTTCCGCGAATCCCAGCAGGGGCAGGAAGGACAGGAAGGACAGGAGGGCCAACAGGGTCAGCAGGGACAACAAGGGCAGCAGGGCCAGATGCCCAGCCGGCAGCAGCGCCCCGGCCAGCGCGGCCAGCAGGGGCAGCAGGGACAACAGGGTCAGCAGGGCCAGGGCTCGGCCAGCGCCGCCCAGCAGGAGGCGTTGCGGCGCGAACTGGGCGAGCTGATGCGCCAGCTGGGCGAGATGGGCGGGGAGATCCCGCGGCCCCTCGGCCGGGCCGAGCGCGCCATGCGGGAAGCCGGACAGGCGCTTGAGCAGGGCATGCCCGGCGCCGCCGTCCCGCCGCAGACCCAGGCGCTGGACGAGCTTCAGCAGGGGCTGCAGTCCATGGCGGAGCAGATGGCCCAGCAGATGATGATGGGCCAGCAGCCGGGCCAGATGCCCGGCCAGCAGCAGATGCAGCAGTCGAACCGCGGCCGCGACCCGCTCGGTCGTCCCCTGCCCGGCTTCGGCCGCGCGGACACCAACGACGTGCGGATCCCCGAGCAGTCCGACCTGCAGCGCGCCCGGGAGATCCTGGACGAACTCCGCCGCCGCGCCGGCGAGTTCAACCGCCCGCAGCTGGAGCTTGACTATATCGACCGCCTGCTTCGGCGTTTCTAA
- a CDS encoding MJ0042-type zinc finger domain-containing protein, whose amino-acid sequence MILTCPACSTRYLVDPATLGRDGRMVRCAKCGHSWMQRPPVDMPKPVDLAPPPEEIEVKPIPAGSNLPAIRKPVPQKPRSKTPLIVSAAAAVVLLLAGGLFMRQEIAEVWPPSALLFETIGLPVEALGAGLQLQNVRSEKRVEDGITILVIEGQIANISDRERPVPPLRAVTLGPDKTPVGDWSFTASHETLLPGEIATFQSEMREPPGVIAEIAITFQQGAGG is encoded by the coding sequence ATGATTCTCACCTGCCCGGCCTGTTCTACCCGTTACCTGGTCGATCCCGCCACCCTGGGCAGGGATGGGCGCATGGTGCGTTGCGCCAAGTGCGGCCACAGCTGGATGCAGCGTCCGCCGGTGGACATGCCCAAGCCCGTCGATCTGGCGCCCCCGCCGGAGGAGATCGAGGTCAAGCCGATCCCGGCCGGGTCCAACCTGCCGGCGATCCGCAAGCCCGTGCCGCAGAAACCCAGGTCGAAAACCCCGCTGATCGTCTCCGCTGCGGCGGCGGTCGTGTTGCTGCTGGCCGGCGGATTGTTCATGCGGCAGGAGATCGCGGAGGTCTGGCCTCCCTCCGCGCTGCTGTTCGAGACCATCGGCCTGCCGGTCGAGGCGCTGGGTGCCGGCCTCCAGCTCCAGAACGTCCGGTCGGAGAAGCGGGTCGAGGACGGCATTACGATCCTCGTGATCGAAGGGCAGATCGCCAACATTTCCGACCGGGAGCGACCGGTGCCGCCGCTCCGCGCGGTGACGCTGGGGCCGGACAAGACGCCGGTCGGCGACTGGAGCTTCACCGCCTCGCACGAGACGCTGCTTCCCGGCGAAATCGCGACCTTCCAGAGCGAGATGCGCGAGCCGCCCGGCGTGATCGCCGAAATCGCCATCACCTTCCAACAGGGCGCCGGCGGCTGA
- a CDS encoding TrmH family RNA methyltransferase, translating into MPKPPRPHPRPGKPAGAPRFKPAGRRAPGRPAPELTDRPERPEAPQEKLLRITGLPAVSALFQRNGRLVERLFFDERNAAAVAGFCRDLAKARKPYRQVDADELARVAGTVLHGGVVAVTRPRPLPAFDPAEASRWAAEGKPLLILDGIGNPHNLGAIVRTAAFFGLERIVISDHPAQAGPSEASYRVAEGGMEHVRLYRATGFARVLKQLASSYRVLGTALGRGESLDQPADRRPTAIVLGNEEDGLGRETLDACEGVVTLSGSGRVQSLNVAATAAILIHDLTRARPSGRQAGLASGARAR; encoded by the coding sequence ATGCCAAAACCACCCCGCCCCCATCCCCGGCCCGGCAAGCCCGCGGGCGCTCCCCGGTTCAAACCGGCGGGCCGCCGTGCTCCCGGCAGGCCCGCTCCCGAGCTGACCGACCGGCCCGAGCGGCCCGAGGCGCCCCAGGAGAAGCTGCTCCGGATCACCGGACTGCCGGCGGTCTCCGCGCTTTTCCAGCGCAACGGCCGGCTGGTCGAGCGCCTGTTCTTCGACGAGCGGAACGCCGCAGCCGTCGCCGGCTTCTGCCGGGACCTGGCGAAGGCGCGCAAGCCCTACCGTCAGGTCGATGCCGACGAGCTGGCGCGGGTCGCGGGAACCGTCCTGCACGGCGGGGTCGTGGCGGTGACCCGACCCCGTCCCCTCCCCGCGTTCGATCCGGCCGAAGCCTCCCGTTGGGCCGCGGAGGGCAAGCCGCTGCTGATCCTGGACGGCATCGGCAATCCGCACAACCTGGGTGCCATCGTGCGGACGGCGGCGTTCTTCGGGCTGGAGCGGATCGTCATATCCGACCATCCGGCGCAGGCCGGTCCGTCGGAAGCGAGCTACCGGGTCGCCGAGGGCGGCATGGAGCATGTTCGGCTCTACCGCGCGACCGGATTCGCGCGGGTGCTGAAGCAGCTGGCGTCGAGCTACCGGGTGCTGGGAACCGCGCTGGGGCGCGGCGAATCGCTGGATCAGCCCGCCGACCGCCGGCCCACCGCCATCGTGCTCGGCAACGAGGAGGACGGCCTGGGGCGCGAAACCCTGGATGCCTGCGAGGGAGTCGTGACCCTGTCGGGGTCCGGCCGCGTCCAGTCGCTCAACGTCGCCGCCACCGCGGCCATCCTGATCCACGATCTGACGAGGGCGCGACCCTCCGGCCGCCAAGCCGGACTGGCGTCCGGAGCCCGGGCGCGCTAG
- a CDS encoding response regulator — protein sequence MSEVPGNPAYRVIVAEDDPAVRAFVTRALRHAGFAVTDVEDGQQALQALNTEPYDLLVADIVMPVVDGISLALSAAKRRPGIRILLITGYPAEHTRARNLEALIHAVLPKPFSLQEICAAARAALGLGGRG from the coding sequence ATGAGTGAAGTTCCGGGAAACCCAGCCTACCGGGTCATTGTCGCCGAGGACGATCCCGCCGTGCGCGCCTTCGTCACCCGCGCGCTCCGCCATGCGGGCTTCGCCGTGACGGATGTGGAGGACGGCCAGCAAGCCCTCCAGGCGCTGAACACCGAGCCTTACGACCTGCTGGTCGCCGACATCGTCATGCCGGTCGTGGACGGCATCTCGCTGGCGCTCAGCGCCGCGAAGCGCCGGCCGGGGATAAGGATCCTCCTGATCACGGGCTATCCGGCGGAGCACACCCGCGCCCGCAACCTGGAAGCCCTGATACACGCGGTGCTTCCCAAGCCCTTCAGCCTTCAGGAGATCTGCGCCGCCGCCCGCGCCGCGCTTGGGCTCGGCGGCAGGGGCTGA
- a CDS encoding lysophospholipid acyltransferase family protein, which yields MTVARSLLFNIAFFTWTTVCCFGLLWMLLLPRRQMVHVVEWYLRTVHFLERSILGLDYEVRGLENVPRHGSYILAAKHQSAWETMKLHLLIDDPAIILKRELLFLPIWGWYAAKARMIAVDRSARGRAIASMVEGAARIKSEGRPIVIFPQGTRTAVGRYLPYRIGVAVLYKDLELPIVPMALNSGVYWGRRSFRKHSGRVVVEFLPPIEPGLSREAALAELESRLEAATDRLVMEAGGPPTEKPAKQVPQGAPAPAP from the coding sequence ATGACCGTCGCCCGTTCGCTCCTGTTCAATATCGCGTTCTTCACCTGGACGACGGTGTGCTGCTTCGGCCTGCTGTGGATGCTGCTGCTTCCGCGCCGGCAGATGGTGCATGTGGTGGAGTGGTACCTGCGAACCGTCCATTTCCTGGAACGCTCGATCCTGGGGCTCGACTACGAGGTGCGCGGGCTGGAGAACGTCCCTCGGCACGGTTCGTATATCCTGGCGGCCAAGCATCAGTCGGCCTGGGAGACCATGAAGCTCCACCTGCTGATCGACGACCCGGCGATCATCCTGAAGCGCGAGCTTCTGTTCCTGCCGATCTGGGGCTGGTACGCCGCCAAGGCCCGGATGATCGCGGTGGACCGGAGTGCCCGCGGCCGGGCCATCGCATCGATGGTCGAGGGTGCCGCCCGGATTAAGTCCGAAGGACGGCCGATCGTGATCTTTCCCCAGGGAACCAGGACGGCGGTGGGACGTTACCTGCCCTACCGGATCGGCGTGGCCGTGCTCTACAAGGACCTGGAACTGCCGATCGTGCCGATGGCGCTGAATTCCGGCGTCTATTGGGGCAGGCGCAGTTTCCGGAAGCACAGCGGCCGGGTGGTGGTCGAGTTCCTGCCGCCGATCGAGCCGGGGCTTAGCCGCGAGGCGGCGCTGGCGGAACTGGAAAGCCGGCTCGAGGCGGCGACCGACCGGTTGGTGATGGAGGCGGGCGGCCCTCCTACGGAGAAGCCGGCCAAGCAGGTGCCCCAAGGAGCGCCGGCCCCTGCCCCTTGA
- a CDS encoding adenosylcobalamin-dependent ribonucleoside-diphosphate reductase yields MTSVAAISQQIWDMKYRLKMLDGQPVDKTVSDTWTRVAKALAEPEKDPAAWVSRFAEALADFQSLPAGRILAGAGTGRNVTLFNCFVMGQIPDDMGGIFAHLREAALTMQQGGGIGYDFSTLRPKGAAVLGVGADASGPLSFMDVWDAMCRTIMSAGHRRGAMMATLRCDHPDIEAFIEAKRESGRLRMFNLSVLVTDSFMTAVRQDDAWPLTFNGTVFKTVQARDLWDRIMRATYAYAEPGVIFIDRINQFNNLWYVEDISATNPCGEQPLPPYGACLLGSINLAALVRQPFTEQAHLDMDRLAELVPLAVRMMDNVVDASRFPLPEQLAEAKAKRRIGLGVTGLADALILCRARYGSEQAVALTEEWLAALRRHAYLASTRLAAEKGSFPLFHAEKFLAGANALTLDADIRDAIAAHGLRNALLTSIAPTGTISVFADNISSGIEPVFAYSYDRNVLMPDGSRRQEEVSDHAYRLFRQTFGDQAPLPDYFVDVQSLSPADHVVMQAVAQKYIDSSISKTINCPEDLSFEAFKDVYVHAFELGCKGCTTYRPNEVTGSVLSVKKAEVKPEEKAKAPPPPATPPMQDAGAVVYMTQPLDRPDVLPGQTYKVRWPESDHALYITLNDIIQDGRRRPFEVFINSKNMEHYAWTVALTRMISAVFRRGGDIAFVVEELKAVFDPRGGQWMNGRYVPSLLAAIGEVIERHMIGIGFLPEHGDGEVPEPARRAVGAPGVRLRQCPQCGQPGLVRQEGCDQCPNCGYSKCS; encoded by the coding sequence ATGACTTCGGTGGCAGCCATATCCCAGCAGATCTGGGATATGAAATACCGACTGAAAATGCTTGACGGGCAGCCTGTGGACAAAACGGTCAGCGACACTTGGACTCGCGTGGCCAAAGCCCTGGCCGAGCCCGAAAAAGACCCCGCCGCCTGGGTCTCCCGATTCGCCGAAGCGCTCGCCGATTTCCAGTCCCTGCCCGCGGGCCGCATCCTCGCGGGCGCGGGCACCGGACGCAACGTGACGCTGTTCAACTGCTTCGTCATGGGCCAAATCCCCGACGACATGGGCGGTATCTTCGCCCACCTGCGCGAGGCCGCCCTGACCATGCAGCAGGGCGGCGGCATCGGATATGACTTTTCCACCCTGCGCCCCAAGGGCGCCGCGGTGCTGGGCGTGGGAGCCGACGCCTCCGGTCCGTTGTCCTTCATGGACGTCTGGGACGCCATGTGCCGCACCATCATGAGCGCCGGCCACCGCCGAGGCGCCATGATGGCGACGCTGCGCTGCGACCATCCCGACATCGAAGCCTTCATCGAGGCGAAGCGCGAATCGGGACGGCTCAGGATGTTCAACCTGTCGGTGCTGGTGACCGACTCCTTCATGACCGCCGTCCGCCAGGACGACGCTTGGCCGCTGACCTTCAATGGCACCGTGTTCAAGACCGTGCAGGCCCGCGACCTGTGGGACCGCATCATGCGGGCGACCTACGCCTATGCCGAGCCGGGCGTCATCTTCATCGACCGGATCAATCAGTTCAACAATCTATGGTATGTTGAGGATATTTCCGCAACCAACCCCTGCGGGGAGCAGCCGCTGCCTCCTTATGGCGCCTGCCTGCTCGGATCGATAAACCTCGCGGCGCTGGTGCGGCAGCCGTTCACCGAACAGGCGCACCTGGACATGGACCGGTTGGCGGAACTGGTGCCGCTGGCGGTACGCATGATGGACAACGTGGTCGATGCCTCCCGCTTCCCGCTGCCCGAGCAACTGGCGGAGGCGAAGGCGAAGCGGCGGATCGGGCTGGGCGTCACGGGGCTGGCCGACGCCCTGATCCTGTGCCGGGCGCGCTACGGCAGCGAGCAGGCGGTCGCCCTGACGGAGGAATGGCTGGCGGCCCTGCGACGGCACGCCTATCTGGCATCGACCCGGCTTGCCGCCGAGAAGGGCAGCTTCCCGCTGTTCCACGCGGAGAAGTTCCTGGCTGGCGCCAATGCGCTGACGCTCGACGCGGACATACGCGATGCCATCGCGGCCCATGGCCTGCGGAACGCGCTGCTGACCTCGATCGCGCCGACCGGCACGATCTCGGTGTTCGCCGACAACATCTCCTCCGGGATCGAGCCGGTGTTCGCCTACAGCTACGACCGGAACGTGCTGATGCCCGACGGGTCGCGCCGGCAGGAGGAGGTCTCGGACCATGCCTACCGGCTGTTCCGCCAGACTTTCGGGGATCAGGCTCCCCTGCCCGACTACTTCGTCGACGTGCAGTCGCTCAGCCCGGCAGACCATGTGGTGATGCAGGCGGTCGCCCAGAAATATATCGACAGCAGCATCTCCAAGACGATCAACTGCCCCGAGGACCTGTCGTTCGAGGCGTTCAAGGATGTCTATGTCCACGCCTTCGAACTCGGCTGCAAGGGATGCACGACCTACCGCCCGAACGAGGTGACCGGGTCGGTGCTGTCGGTGAAGAAGGCGGAGGTGAAACCGGAGGAGAAAGCCAAGGCTCCGCCGCCTCCCGCCACTCCGCCGATGCAGGACGCGGGCGCGGTGGTCTACATGACCCAGCCGCTCGACCGCCCGGACGTGCTTCCCGGCCAGACATACAAGGTCCGCTGGCCGGAGAGCGACCACGCCCTCTACATCACCCTGAACGACATCATCCAGGACGGCCGGCGGCGGCCGTTCGAGGTGTTCATAAACTCCAAGAACATGGAGCATTACGCCTGGACCGTGGCGCTGACCCGCATGATCAGCGCGGTGTTCCGGCGCGGCGGCGACATCGCCTTCGTGGTTGAGGAGTTGAAGGCGGTGTTCGACCCGCGCGGCGGCCAGTGGATGAACGGCCGCTACGTCCCCTCCCTCCTGGCCGCCATCGGCGAGGTGATCGAGCGGCACATGATCGGGATCGGCTTCCTGCCCGAACATGGCGACGGCGAGGTGCCGGAACCGGCGCGCCGGGCGGTCGGGGCTCCGGGGGTGCGTCTTCGCCAGTGTCCGCAATGCGGGCAGCCCGGGCTGGTCCGCCAGGAAGGCTGCGACCAGTGCCCCAACTGCGGCTATTCGAAATGCTCCTGA
- a CDS encoding cell division protein FtsX: protein MFRTHYDLPLQRDVTGRFLPWIIALMVYLAILAMAGSMVLSDMAQRWDRGLAGTLTVQVPPLPEGTPTLDERVQSALGVLRATPGIARAEALPRQDLQGLLEPWLGTGALNADLPVPAMIDVALAGGRIDMNGLAQRLRAAVPGSQLDDHAAWLKDLLAIARAVEALALGILALVGGAAVATVIFVSRAGLAIHGQVVELLHVMGAPDRYVARQFQSHVLGLAIRGGVIGTVLAAATLIALKRAGGEYAAGLMPDMALDQLQLASLAAVPAIAAVLAAVTARITVMRALARMP from the coding sequence ATGTTCCGCACCCACTACGATCTGCCGCTTCAACGCGACGTGACGGGAAGATTCCTGCCCTGGATCATCGCCCTGATGGTCTATCTGGCGATCCTGGCCATGGCGGGGTCCATGGTGCTGTCCGACATGGCGCAACGCTGGGACCGCGGCCTCGCCGGAACCCTGACCGTCCAGGTCCCGCCGCTGCCCGAGGGAACGCCGACCCTGGATGAACGCGTCCAATCCGCGTTGGGAGTGCTTCGCGCCACCCCGGGGATCGCGAGGGCCGAGGCCCTGCCCCGCCAGGACCTCCAGGGCCTGCTGGAGCCGTGGCTGGGCACCGGCGCGCTGAACGCCGACCTGCCGGTACCCGCCATGATCGACGTGGCCCTGGCCGGCGGCAGGATCGACATGAACGGCCTCGCCCAGCGGCTCCGCGCGGCGGTACCCGGATCCCAGCTGGACGACCATGCGGCATGGCTCAAGGACCTGCTGGCGATCGCCCGGGCGGTCGAGGCGTTGGCCCTGGGTATCCTGGCGCTGGTCGGCGGCGCCGCGGTCGCGACGGTGATCTTCGTCTCCCGCGCGGGGCTCGCGATCCATGGGCAGGTGGTCGAGCTGCTGCATGTCATGGGAGCGCCGGACCGCTATGTCGCCCGGCAGTTCCAGAGCCACGTGCTGGGGCTCGCGATACGCGGCGGCGTCATCGGGACGGTGCTGGCGGCGGCGACCCTGATCGCCCTGAAGCGCGCCGGAGGGGAGTATGCGGCCGGCCTGATGCCCGACATGGCGCTGGACCAGCTTCAGCTGGCGTCGCTGGCCGCCGTCCCGGCGATCGCGGCCGTCCTGGCGGCGGTGACGGCCCGCATCACCGTCATGCGCGCCCTGGCGCGAATGCCGTGA
- the ftsE gene encoding cell division ATP-binding protein FtsE — MRYGNGPEVLRDVSFTLEPGTFHFLTGASGAGKSSLLRLMYLAHRPSRGLITMFGHDIASLKRGELPPLRRRIGVVFQNFRLLDHLSALDNVALPLRVAGARESQVREHVAELLSWVGLGDHLNDKPATLSGGQQQRVAIARAVITRPSLLLADEPTGNVDDRIGMRLLHLFEELNKLGTTIVIATHNEMMIERFGYARMVLDKGMLQHLPRGGGATRIA; from the coding sequence ATGCGCTACGGCAATGGGCCGGAAGTGCTGCGGGACGTCAGCTTCACGTTGGAACCCGGGACGTTCCATTTCCTGACCGGCGCCAGCGGCGCCGGCAAGTCCTCGCTGCTGCGCCTGATGTATCTGGCGCACCGGCCTTCGCGCGGGCTGATCACCATGTTCGGCCACGATATCGCGTCGCTGAAGCGGGGAGAGCTGCCGCCGCTGCGCCGCCGCATCGGCGTGGTCTTCCAGAATTTCCGGCTGCTCGACCACCTCTCGGCGCTCGACAACGTGGCATTGCCACTGCGGGTCGCCGGGGCGCGCGAGTCCCAGGTGCGGGAGCATGTGGCGGAGCTTCTGAGCTGGGTCGGCCTGGGCGACCACCTGAACGACAAGCCGGCCACCCTGTCGGGCGGCCAGCAGCAACGGGTCGCCATCGCGCGGGCGGTCATCACGCGGCCCAGCCTGTTGCTCGCCGACGAGCCGACCGGCAACGTCGACGACAGGATCGGCATGCGCCTGCTCCATCTGTTCGAGGAACTGAACAAGCTCGGCACGACCATCGTGATCGCCACGCATAACGAGATGATGATAGAACGGTTCGGCTACGCCCGCATGGTGCTCGACAAGGGCATGCTCCAGCATCTGCCGCGGGGCGGCGGCGCAACCCGGATCGCCTGA